In Falco naumanni isolate bFalNau1 chromosome 5, bFalNau1.pat, whole genome shotgun sequence, the following are encoded in one genomic region:
- the SEC61A2 gene encoding protein transport protein Sec61 subunit alpha isoform X1, whose protein sequence is MGIKFLEVIKPFCAVLPEIQKPERKIQFREKVLWTAITLFIFLVCCQIPLFGIMSSDSADPFYWMRVILASNRGTLMELGISPIVTSGLIMQLLAGAKIIEVGDTPKDRALFNGAQKLFGMIITIGQAIVYVMTGMYGDPAEMGAGICLLIIIQLFVAGLIVLLLDELLQKGYGLGSGISLFIATNICETIVWKAFSPTTINTGRGTEFEGAVIALFHLLATRTDKVRALREAFYRQNLPNLMNLIATVFVFAVVIYFQGFRVDLPIKSARYRGQYSSYPIKLFYTSNIPIILQSALVSNLYVISQMLSVRFSGNFLVNLLGQWADVSGGGPARSYPVGGLCYYLSPPESMGAIFEDPVHVIVYIIFMLGSCAFFSKTWIEVSGSSAKDVAKQLKEQQMVMRGHRDTSMVHELNRYIPTAAAFGGTFLLAPGLNKQTFYRRLILISPVNWFCGGFAAWPGLGHFGLLPWAFHETAR, encoded by the exons ATCCAGTTCAGAGAGAAGGTACTATGGACGGCTATcacacttttcattttcttagtaTGCTGCCAG ATACCTTTGTTTGGAATCATGTCATCCGATTCTGCAGATCCGTTCTATTGGATGCGAGTCATTCTTGCATCAAACAGAG GTACTTTGATGGAATTGGGTATCTCACCCATTGTGACATCTGGTTTGATCATGCAGCTGCTAGCTGGAGCAAAGATCATTGAAGTTGGTGATACTCCCAAAGACAGAGCATTGTTCAATGGAGCTCAGAAAT TATTTGGGATGATTATTACCATTGGGCAAGCCATTGTGTATGTTATGACTGGAATGTATGGAGATCCCGCTGAAATGGGTGCTGGAATTTGTCTTCTTATTATAATTCAG CTGTTTGTTGCTGGTTTGATTGTGTTGCTGTTAGATGAGTTGCTACAGAAAGGTTATGGCTTGGGATCGGGTATTTCCCTGTTCATTGCTACCAATATCTGTGAGACCATTGTCTGGAAGGCTTTTAGTCCCACTACCATCAACACTGGCAGAG gaACTGAGTTTGAGGGTGCTGTGATTGCATTATTTCATCTTCTGGCTACACGAACTGACAAAGTCCGGGCTTTGCGGGAAGCTTTTTACCGGCAGAATTTGCCCAATCTCATGAATCTGATTGCTACAGTGTTTGTGTTTGCTGTAGTCATATATTTTCAG GGGTTTCGTGTTGATTTACCGATCAAGTCCGCACGATATCGAGGACAGTACAGCAGCTATCCTATCAAGCTCTTCTATACCTCCAACATTCCCATCATTCTGCAGTCTGCCTTAGTTTCAAACCTCTATGTCATTTCCCAGATGCTGTCTGTTCGTTTTAGTGGCAACTTTTTGGTGAACTTATTAGGACAGTGGGCA GATGTCAGTGGCGGTGGCCCTGCTCGCTCTTACCCTGTTGGTGGCCTGTGCTACTACTTGTCCCCTCCAGAATCCATGGGTGCAATATTTGAGGATCCTGTCCATGTAATAgtttatataatatttatgtTGGGATCCTGTGCGTTCTTCTCGAAGACTTGGATTGAGGTGTCTGGCTCATCAGCGAAAGAT GTTGCCAAGCAGCTCAAAGAACAGCAAATGGTGATGAGAGGCCACAGGGATACTTCAATGGTTCATGAGCTTAACAG GTATATCCCTACAGCAGCTGCGTTTGGAG GCACCTTTCTCTTAGCTCCAGGGTTGAACAAGCAAACATTTTACCGGAGACTGATACTCATCTCACCTGTGAACTGGTTCTGTGGTGGATTTGCTGCATGGCCAGGCCTGGGGCATTTCGGGCTCTTGCCCTGGGCCTTCCATGAGACAGCACGGTAG
- the SEC61A2 gene encoding protein transport protein Sec61 subunit alpha isoform X3 encodes MFTVHGGEIQFREKVLWTAITLFIFLVCCQIPLFGIMSSDSADPFYWMRVILASNRGTLMELGISPIVTSGLIMQLLAGAKIIEVGDTPKDRALFNGAQKLFGMIITIGQAIVYVMTGMYGDPAEMGAGICLLIIIQLFVAGLIVLLLDELLQKGYGLGSGISLFIATNICETIVWKAFSPTTINTGRGTEFEGAVIALFHLLATRTDKVRALREAFYRQNLPNLMNLIATVFVFAVVIYFQGFRVDLPIKSARYRGQYSSYPIKLFYTSNIPIILQSALVSNLYVISQMLSVRFSGNFLVNLLGQWADVSGGGPARSYPVGGLCYYLSPPESMGAIFEDPVHVIVYIIFMLGSCAFFSKTWIEVSGSSAKDVAKQLKEQQMVMRGHRDTSMVHELNRYIPTAAAFGGLCIGALSVLADFLGAIGSGTGILLAVTIIYQYFEIFVKEQAEVGGVGALFF; translated from the exons ATGTTTACGGTCCATGGAGGAGAG ATCCAGTTCAGAGAGAAGGTACTATGGACGGCTATcacacttttcattttcttagtaTGCTGCCAG ATACCTTTGTTTGGAATCATGTCATCCGATTCTGCAGATCCGTTCTATTGGATGCGAGTCATTCTTGCATCAAACAGAG GTACTTTGATGGAATTGGGTATCTCACCCATTGTGACATCTGGTTTGATCATGCAGCTGCTAGCTGGAGCAAAGATCATTGAAGTTGGTGATACTCCCAAAGACAGAGCATTGTTCAATGGAGCTCAGAAAT TATTTGGGATGATTATTACCATTGGGCAAGCCATTGTGTATGTTATGACTGGAATGTATGGAGATCCCGCTGAAATGGGTGCTGGAATTTGTCTTCTTATTATAATTCAG CTGTTTGTTGCTGGTTTGATTGTGTTGCTGTTAGATGAGTTGCTACAGAAAGGTTATGGCTTGGGATCGGGTATTTCCCTGTTCATTGCTACCAATATCTGTGAGACCATTGTCTGGAAGGCTTTTAGTCCCACTACCATCAACACTGGCAGAG gaACTGAGTTTGAGGGTGCTGTGATTGCATTATTTCATCTTCTGGCTACACGAACTGACAAAGTCCGGGCTTTGCGGGAAGCTTTTTACCGGCAGAATTTGCCCAATCTCATGAATCTGATTGCTACAGTGTTTGTGTTTGCTGTAGTCATATATTTTCAG GGGTTTCGTGTTGATTTACCGATCAAGTCCGCACGATATCGAGGACAGTACAGCAGCTATCCTATCAAGCTCTTCTATACCTCCAACATTCCCATCATTCTGCAGTCTGCCTTAGTTTCAAACCTCTATGTCATTTCCCAGATGCTGTCTGTTCGTTTTAGTGGCAACTTTTTGGTGAACTTATTAGGACAGTGGGCA GATGTCAGTGGCGGTGGCCCTGCTCGCTCTTACCCTGTTGGTGGCCTGTGCTACTACTTGTCCCCTCCAGAATCCATGGGTGCAATATTTGAGGATCCTGTCCATGTAATAgtttatataatatttatgtTGGGATCCTGTGCGTTCTTCTCGAAGACTTGGATTGAGGTGTCTGGCTCATCAGCGAAAGAT GTTGCCAAGCAGCTCAAAGAACAGCAAATGGTGATGAGAGGCCACAGGGATACTTCAATGGTTCATGAGCTTAACAG GTATATCCCTACAGCAGCTGCGTTTGGAGGTTTGTGCATTGGTGCCCTTTCAGTATTGGCTGACTTTCTAGGGGCCATTGGGTCCGGCACTGGCATTCTGCTTGCAGTTACTATTATTtatcagtattttgaaatatttgtaaaagaaCAGGCTGAAGTTGGAGGAGTAGGTGCATTATTTTTCTAG
- the NUDT5 gene encoding ADP-sugar pyrophosphatase isoform X2: MAAETSTEVPKTARQFVLKEEVIVERKWLKLEETTYTDPFGKTRTWETVKRTGNKKGVSADGVAVIAVLQRTLHYDCIVLVKQFRPPINSYCLEFPAGLIEENETAESAALRELEEETGYKGEVVECTPALCLDPGLSNSTTHIVSVTINGDEAENTRPKQKLEFVEVISLPKNDLLQRIDELVAEEHVAVDARVYTYALALKRAAEKPLQVPFMKF, from the exons ATGGCAGCTGAGACATCCACAGAAGTTCCAAAAACTGCTAGACAATTCGTCCTTAAAGAAGAG GTAATTGTAGAAAGAAAATGGTTGAAGCTTGAAGAAACAACTTACACTGATCCCTTTGGTAAAACCAG AACTTGGGAAACTGTAAAGCGTACTGGCAACAAAAAGGGAGTTTCAGCTGATG GTGTAGCAGTGATAGCTGTGCTACAGAGAACTCTCCATTACGACTGCATTGTCCTAGTGAAACAGTTCAGGCCCCCAATTAACAGCTATTGCTTGGAATTTCCTGCAG GCCTCATCGAGGAAAACGAGACTGCAGAGAGCGCTGCATTGcgggagctggaggaagaaacCGGGTACAAGGGGGAAGTCGTTGAATGTACTCCag CTCTCTGCTTGGACCCAGGTTTGTCAAACAGCACGACACACATTGTGAGCGTCACCATTAACGGAGATGAGGCTGAGAATACAAGACCTAAGCAAAAACTTG AATTTGTGGAAGTTATTTCACTTCCAAAGAATGACCTACTGCAAAGAATTGACG aACTAGTAGCAGAAGAACACGTTGCAGTGGATGCCAGGGTTTATACTTACGCGTTGGCCCTGAAGCGTGCAGCAGAAAAACCGCTCCAAGTTCcttttatgaaattttaa
- the SEC61A2 gene encoding protein transport protein Sec61 subunit alpha isoform X2 — protein sequence MGIKFLEVIKPFCAVLPEIQKPERKIQFREKVLWTAITLFIFLVCCQIPLFGIMSSDSADPFYWMRVILASNRGTLMELGISPIVTSGLIMQLLAGAKIIEVGDTPKDRALFNGAQKLFGMIITIGQAIVYVMTGMYGDPAEMGAGICLLIIIQLFVAGLIVLLLDELLQKGYGLGSGISLFIATNICETIVWKAFSPTTINTGRGTEFEGAVIALFHLLATRTDKVRALREAFYRQNLPNLMNLIATVFVFAVVIYFQGFRVDLPIKSARYRGQYSSYPIKLFYTSNIPIILQSALVSNLYVISQMLSVRFSGNFLVNLLGQWADVSGGGPARSYPVGGLCYYLSPPESMGAIFEDPVHVIVYIIFMLGSCAFFSKTWIEVSGSSAKDVAKQLKEQQMVMRGHRDTSMVHELNRHLSLSSRVEQANILPETDTHLTCELVLWWICCMARPGAFRALALGLP from the exons ATCCAGTTCAGAGAGAAGGTACTATGGACGGCTATcacacttttcattttcttagtaTGCTGCCAG ATACCTTTGTTTGGAATCATGTCATCCGATTCTGCAGATCCGTTCTATTGGATGCGAGTCATTCTTGCATCAAACAGAG GTACTTTGATGGAATTGGGTATCTCACCCATTGTGACATCTGGTTTGATCATGCAGCTGCTAGCTGGAGCAAAGATCATTGAAGTTGGTGATACTCCCAAAGACAGAGCATTGTTCAATGGAGCTCAGAAAT TATTTGGGATGATTATTACCATTGGGCAAGCCATTGTGTATGTTATGACTGGAATGTATGGAGATCCCGCTGAAATGGGTGCTGGAATTTGTCTTCTTATTATAATTCAG CTGTTTGTTGCTGGTTTGATTGTGTTGCTGTTAGATGAGTTGCTACAGAAAGGTTATGGCTTGGGATCGGGTATTTCCCTGTTCATTGCTACCAATATCTGTGAGACCATTGTCTGGAAGGCTTTTAGTCCCACTACCATCAACACTGGCAGAG gaACTGAGTTTGAGGGTGCTGTGATTGCATTATTTCATCTTCTGGCTACACGAACTGACAAAGTCCGGGCTTTGCGGGAAGCTTTTTACCGGCAGAATTTGCCCAATCTCATGAATCTGATTGCTACAGTGTTTGTGTTTGCTGTAGTCATATATTTTCAG GGGTTTCGTGTTGATTTACCGATCAAGTCCGCACGATATCGAGGACAGTACAGCAGCTATCCTATCAAGCTCTTCTATACCTCCAACATTCCCATCATTCTGCAGTCTGCCTTAGTTTCAAACCTCTATGTCATTTCCCAGATGCTGTCTGTTCGTTTTAGTGGCAACTTTTTGGTGAACTTATTAGGACAGTGGGCA GATGTCAGTGGCGGTGGCCCTGCTCGCTCTTACCCTGTTGGTGGCCTGTGCTACTACTTGTCCCCTCCAGAATCCATGGGTGCAATATTTGAGGATCCTGTCCATGTAATAgtttatataatatttatgtTGGGATCCTGTGCGTTCTTCTCGAAGACTTGGATTGAGGTGTCTGGCTCATCAGCGAAAGAT GTTGCCAAGCAGCTCAAAGAACAGCAAATGGTGATGAGAGGCCACAGGGATACTTCAATGGTTCATGAGCTTAACAG GCACCTTTCTCTTAGCTCCAGGGTTGAACAAGCAAACATTTTACCGGAGACTGATACTCATCTCACCTGTGAACTGGTTCTGTGGTGGATTTGCTGCATGGCCAGGCCTGGGGCATTTCGGGCTCTTGCCCTGGGCCTTCCATGA
- the NUDT5 gene encoding ADP-sugar pyrophosphatase isoform X1 has translation MAAETSTEVPKTARQFVLKEEVIVERKWLKLEETTYTDPFGKTRTWETVKRTGNKKGVSADGVAVIAVLQRTLHYDCIVLVKQFRPPINSYCLEFPAGLIEENETAESAALRELEEETGYKGEVVECTPALCLDPGLSNSTTHIVSVTINGDEAENTRPKQKLDDGEFVEVISLPKNDLLQRIDELVAEEHVAVDARVYTYALALKRAAEKPLQVPFMKF, from the exons ATGGCAGCTGAGACATCCACAGAAGTTCCAAAAACTGCTAGACAATTCGTCCTTAAAGAAGAG GTAATTGTAGAAAGAAAATGGTTGAAGCTTGAAGAAACAACTTACACTGATCCCTTTGGTAAAACCAG AACTTGGGAAACTGTAAAGCGTACTGGCAACAAAAAGGGAGTTTCAGCTGATG GTGTAGCAGTGATAGCTGTGCTACAGAGAACTCTCCATTACGACTGCATTGTCCTAGTGAAACAGTTCAGGCCCCCAATTAACAGCTATTGCTTGGAATTTCCTGCAG GCCTCATCGAGGAAAACGAGACTGCAGAGAGCGCTGCATTGcgggagctggaggaagaaacCGGGTACAAGGGGGAAGTCGTTGAATGTACTCCag CTCTCTGCTTGGACCCAGGTTTGTCAAACAGCACGACACACATTGTGAGCGTCACCATTAACGGAGATGAGGCTGAGAATACAAGACCTAAGCAAAAACTTG ATGATGGAG AATTTGTGGAAGTTATTTCACTTCCAAAGAATGACCTACTGCAAAGAATTGACG aACTAGTAGCAGAAGAACACGTTGCAGTGGATGCCAGGGTTTATACTTACGCGTTGGCCCTGAAGCGTGCAGCAGAAAAACCGCTCCAAGTTCcttttatgaaattttaa